One Panicum virgatum strain AP13 chromosome 9K, P.virgatum_v5, whole genome shotgun sequence genomic region harbors:
- the LOC120649481 gene encoding 40S ribosomal protein S18-like: MSLIAGEDFQHILRLLNTNVDGKQKIMFAMTSIKGIGRRFSNIVCKKADIDMNKRAGELTPDELERLMTVVANPRQFKVPDWFLNRKKDYKDGRFSQVVSNALDMKLRDDLERLKKIRNHRGLRHYWGLRVRGQHTKTTGRRGKTVGVSKKR; the protein is encoded by the exons ATG TCGCTGATCGCGGGTGAGGACTTCCAGCACATCCTGCGTCTGCTGAACACCAACGTGGATGGGAAGCAGAAGATCATGTTCGCGATGACCTCCATCAAGGGTATCGGCCGCCGCTTCTCCAACATCGTCTGCAAGAAGGCCGACATCGACATGAACAAGAG GGCCGGCGAGCTGACGCCTGACGAGCTGGAGAGGCTGATGACGGTGGTGGCGAACCCCAGGCAGTTCAAGGTGCCGGACTGGTTCCTCAACAGGAAGAAGGACTACAAGGACGGCAGGTTCTCGCAGGTCGTCTCCAACGCCCTCGACATGAAGCTCAGGGACGACCTCGAGAGACTCAAGAAGATCAG GAACCACCGTGGTCTGCGTCACTACTGGGGCCTCCGTGTCCGTGGCCAGCATACCAAGACTACTGGCAGGCGTGGAAAGACCGTTGGTGTCTCTAAGAAGCGATAA
- the LOC120649483 gene encoding glutamate dehydrogenase, with product MNALAATSRNFKQAAKLLALDSKLEKSLLIPFREIKVECTIPKDDGTLASYVGFRVQHDNARGPMKGGIRYHHEVDPDEVNALAQLMTWKTAVANIPYGGAKGGIGCSPGELSISELERLTRVFTQKIHDLIGIHTDVPAPDMGTNSQTMAWILDEYSKFHGYSPAVVTGKPVDLGGSLGRDAATGRGVLFATEALLAEHGKGIAGQRFVIQGFGNVGSWAAQLITEAGGKVIAISDVTGAVKNVNGLDIAQLVKHSAQNRGIKGFNGGDAIDPNSLLTEECDVLVPAALGGVINRDNANDIKAKYIIEAANHPTDPEADEILSKKGVLILPDILANSGGVTVSYFEWVQNIQGFMWDEEKVNAELRTYMTRAFADVKQMCRSHNCDLRMGAFTLGVNRVARATVLRGWEA from the exons ATGAATGCATTGGCAGCAACCAGCAGGAACTTCAAGCAGGCAGCTAAGCTGCTGGCCCTCGACTCCAAGCTGGAGAAAAGCTTGCTCATCCCATTCCGGGAGATCAAG GTTGAATGCACAATCCCAAAAGATGATGGGACTTTAGCATCCTACGTTGGTTTTAGGGTTCAACATGACAATGCTAGGGGACCTATGAAGGGTGGAATCAGATACCACCATGAG GTTGATCCTGATGAGGTCAATGCCTTGGCACAACTAATGACATGGAAAACAGCTGTGGCCAACATACCTTACGGAGGAGCTAAAGGTGGAATAGGATGCAGTCCTGGAGAACTGAGCATCTCAGAGCTTGAGCGGCTTACCCGAGTTTTTACTCAGAAAATCCATGACTTGATTGGCATCCATACTGATGTTCCAGCTCCAGATATGGGTACCAACTCCCAG ACAATGGCATGGATACTTGATGAGTACTCAAAGTTCCATGGTTACTCACCTGCTGTGGTGACAGGAAAGCCTGTT GACCTTGGAGGCTCATTGGGAAGAGATGCAGCTACCGGAAGGGGAGTTCTGTTTGCTACTGAAGCTTTGCTTGCAGAGCATGGTAAAGGCATTGCAGGTCAGCGTTTCGTTATACAG GGATTCGGTAATGTTGGTTCCTGGGCAGCTCAACTGATCACTGAAGCTGGTGGCAAGGTGATTGCTATCAGTGATGTCACAGGCGCTGTCAAGAACGTCAACGGCCTTGACATCGCCCAGCTAGTGAAGCACTCGGCACAGAACAGAGGGATCAAGGGCTTCAATGGAGGAGATGCGATCGATCCGAACTCACTGCTCACAGAAGAGTGTGATGTCCTCGTCCCGGCAGCACTCGGGGGAGTCATAAACAG GGATAATGCTAACGATATTAAAGCAAAGTACATCATCGAGGCTGCCAATCACCCCACAGACCCTGAAGCAGATGAG ATCCTGTCGAAGAAAGGCGTTCTCATCCTGCCCGACATACTCGCCAACTCTGGTGGTGTCACGGTGAGCTACTTCGAGTGGGTTCAG AACATCCAGGGGTTCATGTGGGACGAGGAGAAGGTGAACGCGGAGCTCCGGACATACATGACGCGCGCCTTCGCGGACGTGAAGCAGATGTGCCGGAGCCacaactgcgacctccgcatGGGCGCTTTCACCCTCGGCGTCAACCGCGTCGCCCGAGCCACCGTCCTCAGGGGATGGGAAGCCTGA
- the LOC120649484 gene encoding uncharacterized N-acetyltransferase p20-like, translating to MDQEEAPAQPGSARADAVTLRPFDLADVDAMMAWASDPVVTAFMTWDAYTSRDALLAFMRDAVLPHPWFRAVCLGGGEPVGAVSVTPTDDRCRAELCVVLARAHWGKGVATAALKRAVATVFGDLDGVERVEALVDADNAASQRALEKAGFQREAVLRSYCVVKGRLRDMVIYSFISTDPLVD from the coding sequence ATGGACCAAGAAGAAGCGCCTGCCCAGCCGGGGTCCGCGCGCGCGGACGCGGTCACGCTCCGGCCGTTCGACCTCGCCGACGTCGACGCCATGATGGCGTGGGCGTCGGACCCCGTGGTCACGGCGTTCATGACGTGGGACGCCTACACGTCCCGGGACGCCCTGCTCGCCTTCATGCGCGACGCCGTGCTGCCGCACCCCTGGTTCCGCGCCGtctgcctcggcggcggcgagcccgtgGGCGCGGTGTCCGTGACGCCGACGGACGACCGGTGCCGCGCCGAGCTCTGCGTCGTGCTGGCGCGCGCGCACTGGGGGAAGGGTGTGGCCACGGCGGCCCTGAAGCGCGCGGTCGCCACGGTGTTCGGCGACCTCGACGGCGTGGAGCGCGTCGAGGCGCTCGTGGACGCCGACAACGCGGCCTCGCAGCGGGCGCTCGAGAAGGCCGGGTTCCAGCGGGAGGCCGTGCTGCGGAGCTACTGCGTGGTCAAGGGAAGGCTCAGGGACATGGTGATCTACAGCTTCATCTCCACTGACCCTCTCGTAGACTGA
- the LOC120649485 gene encoding uncharacterized N-acetyltransferase p20-like, translated as MAEVTLRRFELSDVDAMMVWASDPQVAAFCRWEPYESREPLLAFLRDTVLPHPWFRAVCAPGSGAVVGAVSVAPTAERCCGELGYVVARAHWGKGVATAAVRRALRDVFAEVEGLRRVEALVDVDNPASLRVAEKAGLRREGVLRRHYWHKGRARDMVMYSFLASDPLPG; from the coding sequence ATGGCGGAGGTGACCCTGCGCCGCTTCGAGCTCTCCGACGTGGACGCCATGATGGTGTGGGCGTCGGACCCGCAGGTGGCCGCCTTCTGCCGGTGGGAGCCCTACGAGTCCAGGGAGCCCCTGCTGGCGTTCCTCCGCGACACCGTGCTCCCGCACCCGTGGTTCCGCGCCGTGTGCGCCCCCGGCTCCGGCGCGGTCGTCGGCGCGGTGTCCGTGGCGCCGACGGCGGAGCGGTGCTGCGGGGAGCTCGGCTACGTGGTGGCCCGCGCGCACTGGGGCAAGGGCGTGGCGACCGCGGCCGTGCGGCGAGCGCTGCGGGACGTGTTCGCGGAGGTGGAGGGGCTGCGGCGCGTGGAGgcgctggtggacgtggacaACCCGGCGTCGCTGCGCGTCGCGGAGAAGGCCGGGCTCCGCCGCGAGGGCGTCCTGCGGCGGCATTACTGGCACAAGGGCCGCGCCAGGGACATGGTCATGTACAGCTTCCTCGCCTCCGACCCGCTCCCCGGATGA
- the LOC120649486 gene encoding uncharacterized N-acetyltransferase p20-like isoform X2, with translation MEDAKPTMVKAAVEVTLRKFELSDVDAMMAWASDPQVAAVCRWDPYESTEPLLAFIRDVVLPHPWFRAICVAGEPRPVGAVSVSPTGDPCRAELGYVLARAHWGRGVATAAVKRTVAAVFAEVPGLERVEALVDVANPASQRVLEKAGFTREAVLRKYTAVKGVVRDMVIFSFINADPVPE, from the coding sequence ATGGAGGACGCCAAGCCCACCATGGTCAAGGCGGCCGTGGAGGTGACGCTCCGCAAGTTCGAGCTGTCCGACGTGGACGCCATGATGGCGTGGGCGTCGGACCCGCAGGTGGCCGCCGTCTGCCGGTGGGACCCCTACGAGTCCACGGAGCCGCTGCTCGCCTTCATCCGCGACGTCGTGCTACCGCACCCGTGGTTCCGGGCCATCTGCGTCGCCGGGGAGCCCCGCCCCGTGGGCGCGGTGTCGGTGTCGCCGACGGGGGACCCGTGCCGCGCGGAGCTCGGCTACGTGCTGGCGCGCGCGCACTGGGGCCGGGgcgtggcgacggcggccgtgAAGCGCACGGTGGCCGCGGTGTTCGCCGAGGTGCCGGGGCTGGAGCGCGTGGAGGCGCTGGTGGACGTGGCCAACCCGGCGTCGCAGCGCGTGCTGGAGAAGGCCGGCTTCACGCGGGAGGCCGTGCTCCGCAAGTACACCGCCGTCAAGGGCGTCGTCCGGGACATGGTCATCTTCAGCTTCATCAACGCCGATCCAGTGCCCGAGTGA
- the LOC120649486 gene encoding non-specific lipid transfer protein GPI-anchored 15-like isoform X1 has protein sequence MMCIGTLVSPVSRKPMGSASCAAAVRALGVAVAAALLACRCAAQPSGSGCMPELVGLSPCMDYLSGNATTPDVPSCCSALSGMLRSSPGCLCTVLGGTATSLGVAVDGARVAQLPGACKVQAPPATQCNAVGAPVASPAAPSDANATPAGGSGSKSTPASTLPYSDGNTGRPGRIFVFAAAALALLHRL, from the exons ATGATGTGCATAGGAACGCTCGTCTCACCTGTCAGCCGAAAGCCAATGGGGTCAgcatcctgcgccgccgccgtgcgcgcgctGGGCGTAGCCGTGGCGGCCGCGCTCCTGGCGTGCCGGTGCGCGGCGCAGCCGTCGGGCTCCGGCTGCATGCCGGAGCTGGTCGGCCTGTCGCCGTGCATGGACTACCTGTCGGGCAACGCCACGACGCCCGACGTGCCGTCGTGCTGCTCGGCGCTCTCGGGCATGCTGAGGTCGAGCCCGGGCTGCCTCTGCACGGTGCTTGGCGGCACGGCCACGTCGCtcggcgtcgccgtcgacggCGCCCGCGTGGCGCAGCTGCCCGGGGCGTGCAAGGTCCAGGCGCCTCCTGCCACCCAGTGCAACG CCGTGGGAGCTCCAGTGGCGTCTCCGGCGGCGCCGTCAGACGCCAACGCGACCCCTGCAG GAGGGTCTGGATCGAAGTCTACACCAGCATCCACCCTTCCATACTCTGACGGAAATACTGGGAGGCCTGGAAGGATCTTCGTATTCGCCGCAGCAGCACTGGCGTTGCTCCATCGTTTGTGA
- the LOC120649487 gene encoding uncharacterized protein LOC120649487: protein MSAKYNGSSEMIVGQPMAVGWKQRRRRTKGRFVTTHVNQEGTNGGNMVPFSAALRDEENVGEVIPCPSVTINVGEVAISEAAYGSMVPTSNAAGDFCWPIVATNDDEENIGKVAYDSILNLESPDPTTLLRIMMGNKFSTDEVSEQFQNVACLQAPEFATLLTVMNNAGYGETADDAHYDVNKVMMNLEGW, encoded by the exons ATGTCCGCAAAATATAATGGTTCGTCTGAGATGATTGTTGGTCAGCCAATG GCTGTTGGCTGGAAGCAGCGTCGACGACGTACTAAAGGGCGCTTTGTCACGACCCATGTCAACCAGGAAGGGACCAATGGAGGCAACATGGTGCCATTCAGTGCCGCGTTAAGAGACGAGGAAAACGTTGGTGAGGTCATCCCTTGCCCCTCAGTTACAATCAATGTAGGTGAGGTTGCCATCAGTGAGGCTGCATATGGAAGCATGGTGCCAACCAGCAACGCTGCCGGAGACTTCTGTTGGCCCATTGTAGCGACCAACGATGATGAGGAAAACATCGGCAAGGTCGCCTATGACAGCATCCTGAACCTGGAATCGCCTGATCCCACCACACTCCTCAGGATCATGATGGGGAACAAGTTCAGCACCGATGAAGTCTCGGAGCAGTTCCAGAACGTGGCATGCCTCCAGGCTCCTGAGTTTGCCACCCTCCTGACCGTCATGAACAATGCTGGCTATGGTGAGACTGCGGACGATGCACACTATGATGTCAACAAAGTAATGATGAATTTAGAAGGGTGGTGA